The following are encoded together in the Citrus sinensis cultivar Valencia sweet orange chromosome 1, DVS_A1.0, whole genome shotgun sequence genome:
- the LOC102622852 gene encoding proteinaceous RNase P 1, chloroplastic/mitochondrial-like isoform X3 gives MASSLTVNTLQQQNQLFSLTLSHVRNTQAKLSTTETEHETSTVTLRTRKGTASGASSLGTRDKRVDSAGEEKDGKRLTKDNNSRKNFAFLKSREMSSGNSSLRSKDKKIGIKSSKTVNREVDNQKMEQRTNDSGQYKVRGITDEKGSKKSKKDRSEQFQLRVELDMCSKRGDVMGAIRLYDKAQREGIKLGQYHYNVLLYLCSSAAVGVVKPAKSGSGMRTLDTFEVSTMNSTELGDSRDMDNNGQLDYGSSPMIDKLESNSSYRFDDLDSTFNEKENLGQFSNGHMKLNSQLLDGRSNLERGPDDQSRKKDWSIDNQDADEIRLSEDAKKYAFQRGFEIYEKMCLDEVPMNEASLTAVGRMAMSMSDGDMAFDMVKRMKSLGINPRLRSYGPALSVFCNNGDVDKACSVEEHMLEHGVYPEEPELEALLRVSVEAGKGDRVYYLLHKLRTSVRKVSPSTADVIAKWFNSKEAARLGKKKWNESLIRDKMENKGGGWHGLGWLGKGKWIVSHTTVGGDALCKCCGEKLAIIDLDPIETEKFAESVASIAIKRERNSSFQKFQKWLDYYGPFEAVVDAANVGLYSQRNFKPARVNAVVNGIRQKFPSKKWPLIVLHNRRITGHKMDQPVNRALIEKWKNADALYATPTGSNDDCTMDNNVCFRYWLYAAIKFKCLLVTNDEMRDHTFQLLGNDFFPRWKERHQVRFSFSDAGPEFYMPPPCSVVIQESEKGNWHIPIASKQDYDDEERRWLCVTRANSHMNRQNSYSSPKDLQPLDHNKGQASSSTRADAKTKSHSSNDSPSVNTKRPARKMYKNLKNILSASVLSNHQSVLSKIEAAEELGDCVIDFEI, from the exons ATGGCCTCCTCTTTAACCGTAAACACACTGCAGCAGCAAAACCAACTCTTCTCACTCACTCTGT CACATGTTAGGAACACGCAAGCAAAGTTGTCCACAACAGAAACAGAACATGAGACTTCAACTGTCACTTTGAGAACTAGAAAAGGAACTGCTTCTGGGGCTTCTTCTTTAGGAACTAGAGACAAAAGAGTTGATTCAGCAGGGGAGGAAAAGGATGGAAAGAGGCTCACAAAGGATAATAACAGTAGAAAGAACTTTGCTTTTCTGAAAAGTAGAGAAATGAGTTCTGGGAATTCTTCTTTGAGGTCTAAAGATAAGAAGATAGGGATTAAATCTTCAAAAACTGTGAACAGAGAAGTGGATAATCAAAAAATGGAGCAGAGAACCAACGATAGTGGTCAGTATAAGGTTAGAGGGATAACTGATGAGAAAGGGTctaagaaaagtaaaaaagatcGATCGGAACAATTTCAGTTGAGAGTTGAGTTGGATATGTGCTCAAAGAGAGGAGATGTAATGGGTGCGATTCGATTGTATGATAAAGCTCAGAGGGAAGGAATCAAGTTGGGGCAGTACCATTATAATGTGCTTCTGTATCTCTGCTCCTCTGCTGCTGTTGGTGTTGTAAAACCTGCTAAAAGTGGGAGTGGGATGCGAACTTTAGATACGTTTGAAGTCTCAACTATGAACTCTACGGAGCTAGGTGATTCAAGAGATATGGATAACAATGGGCAATTGGATTATGGTAGTAGTCCGATGATTGATAAACTGGAGTCAAACTCTAGTTATAGGTTTGATGACTTAGATAGCACTTTCAATGAAAAAGAGAACTTAGGTCAGTTTTCTAATGGCCATATGAAGCTAAATTCTCAACTTTTAGATGGACGGAGTAATCTAGAAAGAGGTCCTGATGATCAGTCACGCAAAAAAGATTGGAGCATTGATAACCAAGATGCTGATGAGATTCGCTTAAGTGAAGATGCCAAGAAGTATGCTTTCCAGAGGGGATTTGAGATCTATGAGAAGATGTGTTTGGATGAGGTCCCAATGAATGAAGCAAGCCTGACTGCTGTAGGTAGAATGGCAATGTCAATGAGTGATGGTGACATGGCATTTGATATGGTGAAAAGAATGAAGTCACTGGGGATAAATCCTAGATTACGTTCTTATGGTCCTGCTCTTTCTGTCTTTTGCAATAATGGAGATGTTGATAAAGCATGTTCTGTTGAAGAACACATGTTAGAGCATGGCGTATATCCAGAAGAACCTGAACTGGAGGCACTCTTAAGAGTAAGTGTAGAAGCTGGTAAAGGTGACAGGGTGTATTATTTGTTGCATAAATTAAGAACAAGTGTAAGGAAGGTATCACCCTCAACTGCAGATGTAATTGCAAAATGGTTTAACAGCAAGGAGGCTGCCAGATTagggaaaaagaaatggaatGAAAGTTTGATAAGGGACAAAATGGAAAACAAAGGTGGAGGCTGGCATGGGTTAGGTTGGTTGGGTAAAGGTAAGTGGATTGTATCACATACAACAGTTGGAGGTGATGCATTATGTAAGTGTTGTGGCGAAAAGTTGGCCATTATCGACCTTGATCCAATTGAAACAGAGAAATTCGCTGAATCAGTCGCATCTATAGctataaagagagagagaaattcaAGCTTTCAAAAATTTCAG AAATGGCTTGATTACTATGGACCGTTTGAAGCAGTGGTCGATGCTGCTAATGTAGGTCTTTACAGCCAGAGGAATTTCAAACCAGCAAGG GTCAATGCAGTGGTCAATGGGATACGCCAAAAGTTTCCTTCAAAGAAATGGCCTCTCATAGTTTTGCACAATAGACGTATAACCGGACACAAGATGGATCAACCAGTAAATAGGGCATTGATAGAGAAGTGGAAAAATGCTGATGCACTTTATGCAACACCTACTGGATCCAATGATGATTG CACCATGGATAATAATGTGTGCTTCAGGTACTGGTTATATGCAGCTATAAAGTTTAAATGCTTACTTGTGACTAATGATGAGATGAGAGATCATACATTTCAACTTCTGGGGAATGACTTCTTCCCCAGATGGAAAGAAAGGCACCAA GTGCGTTTCAGTTTTTCTGATGCTGGCCCAGAGTTCTATATGCCTCCTCCTTGCTCTGTCGTTATTCAG GAATCAGAGAAAGGAAACTGGCATATTCCAATTGCATCCAAACAGGATTATGACGACGAGGAAAGGAGATGGTTATGTGTTACACGTGCTAACTCCCATATGAACAGGCAAAATTCTTATTCCAGTCCCAAAG ATCTGCAGCCTCTTGACCATAACAAAGGACAAGCAAGTTCATCTACTCGAGCAGATGCTAAGACAAAGTCACATTCATCAAATGATAGCCCCTCTGTAAATACAAAAAGGCCAGCTCGGAAGATGtacaaaaatctaaaaaacaTTTTGTCGGCATCGGTGTTATCAAATCATCAATCAGTACTATCAAAGATTGAGGCTGCGGAGGAACTCGGTGACTGtgttattgattttgaaatatga
- the LOC102622852 gene encoding proteinaceous RNase P 1, chloroplastic/mitochondrial-like isoform X1, translating into MASSLTVNTLQQQNQLFSLTLCKSSPPTLTVFNFQFLSRFLSSSPPKRTPLLVFKAHVRNTQAKLSTTETEHETSTVTLRTRKGTASGASSLGTRDKRVDSAGEEKDGKRLTKDNNSRKNFAFLKSREMSSGNSSLRSKDKKIGIKSSKTVNREVDNQKMEQRTNDSGQYKVRGITDEKGSKKSKKDRSEQFQLRVELDMCSKRGDVMGAIRLYDKAQREGIKLGQYHYNVLLYLCSSAAVGVVKPAKSGSGMRTLDTFEVSTMNSTELGDSRDMDNNGQLDYGSSPMIDKLESNSSYRFDDLDSTFNEKENLGQFSNGHMKLNSQLLDGRSNLERGPDDQSRKKDWSIDNQDADEIRLSEDAKKYAFQRGFEIYEKMCLDEVPMNEASLTAVGRMAMSMSDGDMAFDMVKRMKSLGINPRLRSYGPALSVFCNNGDVDKACSVEEHMLEHGVYPEEPELEALLRVSVEAGKGDRVYYLLHKLRTSVRKVSPSTADVIAKWFNSKEAARLGKKKWNESLIRDKMENKGGGWHGLGWLGKGKWIVSHTTVGGDALCKCCGEKLAIIDLDPIETEKFAESVASIAIKRERNSSFQKFQKWLDYYGPFEAVVDAANVGLYSQRNFKPARVNAVVNGIRQKFPSKKWPLIVLHNRRITGHKMDQPVNRALIEKWKNADALYATPTGSNDDCTMDNNVCFRYWLYAAIKFKCLLVTNDEMRDHTFQLLGNDFFPRWKERHQVRFSFSDAGPEFYMPPPCSVVIQESEKGNWHIPIASKQDYDDEERRWLCVTRANSHMNRQNSYSSPKDLQPLDHNKGQASSSTRADAKTKSHSSNDSPSVNTKRPARKMYKNLKNILSASVLSNHQSVLSKIEAAEELGDCVIDFEI; encoded by the exons ATGGCCTCCTCTTTAACCGTAAACACACTGCAGCAGCAAAACCAACTCTTCTCACTCACTCTGTGTAAGTCCTCGCCACCTACTCTCACTGTCTTCAATTTCCAATTTTTATCTCGTTTCTTAAGTTCTTCACCTCCTAAACGCACACCACTCCTCGTATTTAAAGCACATGTTAGGAACACGCAAGCAAAGTTGTCCACAACAGAAACAGAACATGAGACTTCAACTGTCACTTTGAGAACTAGAAAAGGAACTGCTTCTGGGGCTTCTTCTTTAGGAACTAGAGACAAAAGAGTTGATTCAGCAGGGGAGGAAAAGGATGGAAAGAGGCTCACAAAGGATAATAACAGTAGAAAGAACTTTGCTTTTCTGAAAAGTAGAGAAATGAGTTCTGGGAATTCTTCTTTGAGGTCTAAAGATAAGAAGATAGGGATTAAATCTTCAAAAACTGTGAACAGAGAAGTGGATAATCAAAAAATGGAGCAGAGAACCAACGATAGTGGTCAGTATAAGGTTAGAGGGATAACTGATGAGAAAGGGTctaagaaaagtaaaaaagatcGATCGGAACAATTTCAGTTGAGAGTTGAGTTGGATATGTGCTCAAAGAGAGGAGATGTAATGGGTGCGATTCGATTGTATGATAAAGCTCAGAGGGAAGGAATCAAGTTGGGGCAGTACCATTATAATGTGCTTCTGTATCTCTGCTCCTCTGCTGCTGTTGGTGTTGTAAAACCTGCTAAAAGTGGGAGTGGGATGCGAACTTTAGATACGTTTGAAGTCTCAACTATGAACTCTACGGAGCTAGGTGATTCAAGAGATATGGATAACAATGGGCAATTGGATTATGGTAGTAGTCCGATGATTGATAAACTGGAGTCAAACTCTAGTTATAGGTTTGATGACTTAGATAGCACTTTCAATGAAAAAGAGAACTTAGGTCAGTTTTCTAATGGCCATATGAAGCTAAATTCTCAACTTTTAGATGGACGGAGTAATCTAGAAAGAGGTCCTGATGATCAGTCACGCAAAAAAGATTGGAGCATTGATAACCAAGATGCTGATGAGATTCGCTTAAGTGAAGATGCCAAGAAGTATGCTTTCCAGAGGGGATTTGAGATCTATGAGAAGATGTGTTTGGATGAGGTCCCAATGAATGAAGCAAGCCTGACTGCTGTAGGTAGAATGGCAATGTCAATGAGTGATGGTGACATGGCATTTGATATGGTGAAAAGAATGAAGTCACTGGGGATAAATCCTAGATTACGTTCTTATGGTCCTGCTCTTTCTGTCTTTTGCAATAATGGAGATGTTGATAAAGCATGTTCTGTTGAAGAACACATGTTAGAGCATGGCGTATATCCAGAAGAACCTGAACTGGAGGCACTCTTAAGAGTAAGTGTAGAAGCTGGTAAAGGTGACAGGGTGTATTATTTGTTGCATAAATTAAGAACAAGTGTAAGGAAGGTATCACCCTCAACTGCAGATGTAATTGCAAAATGGTTTAACAGCAAGGAGGCTGCCAGATTagggaaaaagaaatggaatGAAAGTTTGATAAGGGACAAAATGGAAAACAAAGGTGGAGGCTGGCATGGGTTAGGTTGGTTGGGTAAAGGTAAGTGGATTGTATCACATACAACAGTTGGAGGTGATGCATTATGTAAGTGTTGTGGCGAAAAGTTGGCCATTATCGACCTTGATCCAATTGAAACAGAGAAATTCGCTGAATCAGTCGCATCTATAGctataaagagagagagaaattcaAGCTTTCAAAAATTTCAG AAATGGCTTGATTACTATGGACCGTTTGAAGCAGTGGTCGATGCTGCTAATGTAGGTCTTTACAGCCAGAGGAATTTCAAACCAGCAAGG GTCAATGCAGTGGTCAATGGGATACGCCAAAAGTTTCCTTCAAAGAAATGGCCTCTCATAGTTTTGCACAATAGACGTATAACCGGACACAAGATGGATCAACCAGTAAATAGGGCATTGATAGAGAAGTGGAAAAATGCTGATGCACTTTATGCAACACCTACTGGATCCAATGATGATTG CACCATGGATAATAATGTGTGCTTCAGGTACTGGTTATATGCAGCTATAAAGTTTAAATGCTTACTTGTGACTAATGATGAGATGAGAGATCATACATTTCAACTTCTGGGGAATGACTTCTTCCCCAGATGGAAAGAAAGGCACCAA GTGCGTTTCAGTTTTTCTGATGCTGGCCCAGAGTTCTATATGCCTCCTCCTTGCTCTGTCGTTATTCAG GAATCAGAGAAAGGAAACTGGCATATTCCAATTGCATCCAAACAGGATTATGACGACGAGGAAAGGAGATGGTTATGTGTTACACGTGCTAACTCCCATATGAACAGGCAAAATTCTTATTCCAGTCCCAAAG ATCTGCAGCCTCTTGACCATAACAAAGGACAAGCAAGTTCATCTACTCGAGCAGATGCTAAGACAAAGTCACATTCATCAAATGATAGCCCCTCTGTAAATACAAAAAGGCCAGCTCGGAAGATGtacaaaaatctaaaaaacaTTTTGTCGGCATCGGTGTTATCAAATCATCAATCAGTACTATCAAAGATTGAGGCTGCGGAGGAACTCGGTGACTGtgttattgattttgaaatatga
- the LOC102622852 gene encoding proteinaceous RNase P 1, chloroplastic/mitochondrial-like isoform X2, translating into MASSLTVNTLQQQNQLFSLTLCKSSPPTLTVFNFQFLSRFLSSSPPKRTPLLVFKAHVRNTQAKLSTTETEHETSTVTLRTRKGTASGASSLGTRDKRVDSAGEEKDGKRLTKDNNSRKNFAFLKSREMSSGNSSLRSKDKKIGIKSSKTVNREVDNQKMEQRTNDSGQYKVRGITDEKGSKKSKKDRSEQFQLRVELDMCSKRGDVMGAIRLYDKAQREGIKLGQYHYNVLLYLCSSAAVGVVKPAKSGSGMRTLDTFEVSTMNSTELGDSRDMDNNGQLDYGSSPMIDKLESNSSYRFDDLDSTFNEKENLGQFSNGHMKLNSQLLDGRSNLERGPDDQSRKKDWSIDNQDADEIRLSEDAKKYAFQRGFEIYEKMCLDEVPMNEASLTAVGRMAMSMSDGDMAFDMVKRMKSLGINPRLRSYGPALSVFCNNGDVDKACSVEEHMLEHGVYPEEPELEALLRVSVEAGKGDRVYYLLHKLRTSVRKVSPSTADVIAKWFNSKEAARLGKKKWNESLIRDKMENKGGGWHGLGWLGKGKWIVSHTTVGGDALCKCCGEKLAIIDLDPIETEKFAESVASIAIKRERNSSFQKFQKWLDYYGPFEAVVDAANVGLYSQRNFKPARVNAVVNGIRQKFPSKKWPLIVLHNRRITGHKMDQPVNRALIEKWKNADALYATPTGSNDDWYWLYAAIKFKCLLVTNDEMRDHTFQLLGNDFFPRWKERHQVRFSFSDAGPEFYMPPPCSVVIQESEKGNWHIPIASKQDYDDEERRWLCVTRANSHMNRQNSYSSPKDLQPLDHNKGQASSSTRADAKTKSHSSNDSPSVNTKRPARKMYKNLKNILSASVLSNHQSVLSKIEAAEELGDCVIDFEI; encoded by the exons ATGGCCTCCTCTTTAACCGTAAACACACTGCAGCAGCAAAACCAACTCTTCTCACTCACTCTGTGTAAGTCCTCGCCACCTACTCTCACTGTCTTCAATTTCCAATTTTTATCTCGTTTCTTAAGTTCTTCACCTCCTAAACGCACACCACTCCTCGTATTTAAAGCACATGTTAGGAACACGCAAGCAAAGTTGTCCACAACAGAAACAGAACATGAGACTTCAACTGTCACTTTGAGAACTAGAAAAGGAACTGCTTCTGGGGCTTCTTCTTTAGGAACTAGAGACAAAAGAGTTGATTCAGCAGGGGAGGAAAAGGATGGAAAGAGGCTCACAAAGGATAATAACAGTAGAAAGAACTTTGCTTTTCTGAAAAGTAGAGAAATGAGTTCTGGGAATTCTTCTTTGAGGTCTAAAGATAAGAAGATAGGGATTAAATCTTCAAAAACTGTGAACAGAGAAGTGGATAATCAAAAAATGGAGCAGAGAACCAACGATAGTGGTCAGTATAAGGTTAGAGGGATAACTGATGAGAAAGGGTctaagaaaagtaaaaaagatcGATCGGAACAATTTCAGTTGAGAGTTGAGTTGGATATGTGCTCAAAGAGAGGAGATGTAATGGGTGCGATTCGATTGTATGATAAAGCTCAGAGGGAAGGAATCAAGTTGGGGCAGTACCATTATAATGTGCTTCTGTATCTCTGCTCCTCTGCTGCTGTTGGTGTTGTAAAACCTGCTAAAAGTGGGAGTGGGATGCGAACTTTAGATACGTTTGAAGTCTCAACTATGAACTCTACGGAGCTAGGTGATTCAAGAGATATGGATAACAATGGGCAATTGGATTATGGTAGTAGTCCGATGATTGATAAACTGGAGTCAAACTCTAGTTATAGGTTTGATGACTTAGATAGCACTTTCAATGAAAAAGAGAACTTAGGTCAGTTTTCTAATGGCCATATGAAGCTAAATTCTCAACTTTTAGATGGACGGAGTAATCTAGAAAGAGGTCCTGATGATCAGTCACGCAAAAAAGATTGGAGCATTGATAACCAAGATGCTGATGAGATTCGCTTAAGTGAAGATGCCAAGAAGTATGCTTTCCAGAGGGGATTTGAGATCTATGAGAAGATGTGTTTGGATGAGGTCCCAATGAATGAAGCAAGCCTGACTGCTGTAGGTAGAATGGCAATGTCAATGAGTGATGGTGACATGGCATTTGATATGGTGAAAAGAATGAAGTCACTGGGGATAAATCCTAGATTACGTTCTTATGGTCCTGCTCTTTCTGTCTTTTGCAATAATGGAGATGTTGATAAAGCATGTTCTGTTGAAGAACACATGTTAGAGCATGGCGTATATCCAGAAGAACCTGAACTGGAGGCACTCTTAAGAGTAAGTGTAGAAGCTGGTAAAGGTGACAGGGTGTATTATTTGTTGCATAAATTAAGAACAAGTGTAAGGAAGGTATCACCCTCAACTGCAGATGTAATTGCAAAATGGTTTAACAGCAAGGAGGCTGCCAGATTagggaaaaagaaatggaatGAAAGTTTGATAAGGGACAAAATGGAAAACAAAGGTGGAGGCTGGCATGGGTTAGGTTGGTTGGGTAAAGGTAAGTGGATTGTATCACATACAACAGTTGGAGGTGATGCATTATGTAAGTGTTGTGGCGAAAAGTTGGCCATTATCGACCTTGATCCAATTGAAACAGAGAAATTCGCTGAATCAGTCGCATCTATAGctataaagagagagagaaattcaAGCTTTCAAAAATTTCAG AAATGGCTTGATTACTATGGACCGTTTGAAGCAGTGGTCGATGCTGCTAATGTAGGTCTTTACAGCCAGAGGAATTTCAAACCAGCAAGG GTCAATGCAGTGGTCAATGGGATACGCCAAAAGTTTCCTTCAAAGAAATGGCCTCTCATAGTTTTGCACAATAGACGTATAACCGGACACAAGATGGATCAACCAGTAAATAGGGCATTGATAGAGAAGTGGAAAAATGCTGATGCACTTTATGCAACACCTACTGGATCCAATGATGATTG GTACTGGTTATATGCAGCTATAAAGTTTAAATGCTTACTTGTGACTAATGATGAGATGAGAGATCATACATTTCAACTTCTGGGGAATGACTTCTTCCCCAGATGGAAAGAAAGGCACCAA GTGCGTTTCAGTTTTTCTGATGCTGGCCCAGAGTTCTATATGCCTCCTCCTTGCTCTGTCGTTATTCAG GAATCAGAGAAAGGAAACTGGCATATTCCAATTGCATCCAAACAGGATTATGACGACGAGGAAAGGAGATGGTTATGTGTTACACGTGCTAACTCCCATATGAACAGGCAAAATTCTTATTCCAGTCCCAAAG ATCTGCAGCCTCTTGACCATAACAAAGGACAAGCAAGTTCATCTACTCGAGCAGATGCTAAGACAAAGTCACATTCATCAAATGATAGCCCCTCTGTAAATACAAAAAGGCCAGCTCGGAAGATGtacaaaaatctaaaaaacaTTTTGTCGGCATCGGTGTTATCAAATCATCAATCAGTACTATCAAAGATTGAGGCTGCGGAGGAACTCGGTGACTGtgttattgattttgaaatatga
- the LOC102622852 gene encoding proteinaceous RNase P 1, chloroplastic/mitochondrial-like isoform X4, translating to MASSLTVNTLQQQNQLFSLTLCKSSPPTLTVFNFQFLSRFLSSSPPKRTPLLVFKAHVRNTQAKLSTTETEHETSTVTLRTRKGTASGASSLGTRDKRVDSAGEEKDGKRLTKDNNSRKNFAFLKSREMSSGNSSLRSKDKKIGIKSSKTVNREVDNQKMEQRTNDSGQYKVRGITDEKGSKKSKKDRSEQFQLRVELDMCSKRGDVMGAIRLYDKAQREGIKLGQYHYNVLLYLCSSAAVGVVKPAKSGSGMRTLDTFEVSTMNSTELGDSRDMDNNGQLDYGSSPMIDKLESNSSYRFDDLDSTFNEKENLGQFSNGHMKLNSQLLDGRSNLERGPDDQSRKKDWSIDNQDADEIRLSEDAKKYAFQRGFEIYEKMCLDEVPMNEASLTAVGRMAMSMSDGDMAFDMVKRMKSLGINPRLRSYGPALSVFCNNGDVDKACSVEEHMLEHGVYPEEPELEALLRVSVEAGKGDRVYYLLHKLRTSVRKVSPSTADVIAKWFNSKEAARLGKKKWNESLIRDKMENKGGGWHGLGWLGKGKWIVSHTTVGGDALCKCCGEKLAIIDLDPIETEKFAESVASIAIKRERNSSFQKFQKWLDYYGPFEAVVDAANVGLYSQRNFKPARVNAVVNGIRQKFPSKKWPLIVLHNRRITGHKMDQPVNRALIEKWKNADALYATPTGSNDDCTMDNNVCFRYWLYAAIKFKCLLVTNDEMRDHTFQLLGNDFFPRWKERHQVRFSFSDAGPEFYMPPPCSVVIQESEKGNWHIPIASKQDYDDEERRWLCVTRANSHMNRQNSYSSPKAS from the exons ATGGCCTCCTCTTTAACCGTAAACACACTGCAGCAGCAAAACCAACTCTTCTCACTCACTCTGTGTAAGTCCTCGCCACCTACTCTCACTGTCTTCAATTTCCAATTTTTATCTCGTTTCTTAAGTTCTTCACCTCCTAAACGCACACCACTCCTCGTATTTAAAGCACATGTTAGGAACACGCAAGCAAAGTTGTCCACAACAGAAACAGAACATGAGACTTCAACTGTCACTTTGAGAACTAGAAAAGGAACTGCTTCTGGGGCTTCTTCTTTAGGAACTAGAGACAAAAGAGTTGATTCAGCAGGGGAGGAAAAGGATGGAAAGAGGCTCACAAAGGATAATAACAGTAGAAAGAACTTTGCTTTTCTGAAAAGTAGAGAAATGAGTTCTGGGAATTCTTCTTTGAGGTCTAAAGATAAGAAGATAGGGATTAAATCTTCAAAAACTGTGAACAGAGAAGTGGATAATCAAAAAATGGAGCAGAGAACCAACGATAGTGGTCAGTATAAGGTTAGAGGGATAACTGATGAGAAAGGGTctaagaaaagtaaaaaagatcGATCGGAACAATTTCAGTTGAGAGTTGAGTTGGATATGTGCTCAAAGAGAGGAGATGTAATGGGTGCGATTCGATTGTATGATAAAGCTCAGAGGGAAGGAATCAAGTTGGGGCAGTACCATTATAATGTGCTTCTGTATCTCTGCTCCTCTGCTGCTGTTGGTGTTGTAAAACCTGCTAAAAGTGGGAGTGGGATGCGAACTTTAGATACGTTTGAAGTCTCAACTATGAACTCTACGGAGCTAGGTGATTCAAGAGATATGGATAACAATGGGCAATTGGATTATGGTAGTAGTCCGATGATTGATAAACTGGAGTCAAACTCTAGTTATAGGTTTGATGACTTAGATAGCACTTTCAATGAAAAAGAGAACTTAGGTCAGTTTTCTAATGGCCATATGAAGCTAAATTCTCAACTTTTAGATGGACGGAGTAATCTAGAAAGAGGTCCTGATGATCAGTCACGCAAAAAAGATTGGAGCATTGATAACCAAGATGCTGATGAGATTCGCTTAAGTGAAGATGCCAAGAAGTATGCTTTCCAGAGGGGATTTGAGATCTATGAGAAGATGTGTTTGGATGAGGTCCCAATGAATGAAGCAAGCCTGACTGCTGTAGGTAGAATGGCAATGTCAATGAGTGATGGTGACATGGCATTTGATATGGTGAAAAGAATGAAGTCACTGGGGATAAATCCTAGATTACGTTCTTATGGTCCTGCTCTTTCTGTCTTTTGCAATAATGGAGATGTTGATAAAGCATGTTCTGTTGAAGAACACATGTTAGAGCATGGCGTATATCCAGAAGAACCTGAACTGGAGGCACTCTTAAGAGTAAGTGTAGAAGCTGGTAAAGGTGACAGGGTGTATTATTTGTTGCATAAATTAAGAACAAGTGTAAGGAAGGTATCACCCTCAACTGCAGATGTAATTGCAAAATGGTTTAACAGCAAGGAGGCTGCCAGATTagggaaaaagaaatggaatGAAAGTTTGATAAGGGACAAAATGGAAAACAAAGGTGGAGGCTGGCATGGGTTAGGTTGGTTGGGTAAAGGTAAGTGGATTGTATCACATACAACAGTTGGAGGTGATGCATTATGTAAGTGTTGTGGCGAAAAGTTGGCCATTATCGACCTTGATCCAATTGAAACAGAGAAATTCGCTGAATCAGTCGCATCTATAGctataaagagagagagaaattcaAGCTTTCAAAAATTTCAG AAATGGCTTGATTACTATGGACCGTTTGAAGCAGTGGTCGATGCTGCTAATGTAGGTCTTTACAGCCAGAGGAATTTCAAACCAGCAAGG GTCAATGCAGTGGTCAATGGGATACGCCAAAAGTTTCCTTCAAAGAAATGGCCTCTCATAGTTTTGCACAATAGACGTATAACCGGACACAAGATGGATCAACCAGTAAATAGGGCATTGATAGAGAAGTGGAAAAATGCTGATGCACTTTATGCAACACCTACTGGATCCAATGATGATTG CACCATGGATAATAATGTGTGCTTCAGGTACTGGTTATATGCAGCTATAAAGTTTAAATGCTTACTTGTGACTAATGATGAGATGAGAGATCATACATTTCAACTTCTGGGGAATGACTTCTTCCCCAGATGGAAAGAAAGGCACCAA GTGCGTTTCAGTTTTTCTGATGCTGGCCCAGAGTTCTATATGCCTCCTCCTTGCTCTGTCGTTATTCAG GAATCAGAGAAAGGAAACTGGCATATTCCAATTGCATCCAAACAGGATTATGACGACGAGGAAAGGAGATGGTTATGTGTTACACGTGCTAACTCCCATATGAACAGGCAAAATTCTTATTCCAGTCCCAAAG CCTCTTGA